ATACCTCTCAGGCCCTGGTTAATCATAAAGTATACCAAGAAATGTATGGTAAAACAACCTACTAGTAAAGACCAAAATCAGCTATCAGATGTCTCGGTCAAGGAAAATTTTCCCAATGGTTTACTATAGACATATACATGCTAATATATTCCACAACAAATTTGTAGGGATAAATCTATTTATTACCAGTATGAGGATATTAGTGCATGATTACCCACTGTAGGATACTAAATTTCCAATATCTGTTGGGCAATCGTCTAACTGAGGCATCCAATTGTATCTTATGCCAATCAACATAAAGCTAATTGTTCTTAGTTCTTGTTTGATGTCCTCGTTACTGCAAGAATACTAGATATATGTGCTTCTCTTTATCTGAGCACCAAGGGTCACTACAACTTAATATGGCATACCACAGATATTGAAAATAGATGTTTGCAGCAAGAATACAAGTTACATGTGATTCTTTTTATCTGAGCACTAAGGGTCTCTATAATTTAGCATGGCATACCACACATATTGAAAATAGATGTTTGCGGGAAGACTTTGAAATTAATTCATGCAAATCAGGATAACTTACTATAACATTATGCCAAATTCCCGCGCAATATATCCGAAGCATTGAAAAGAGGGGTAGATTCTCAAGCAGGTCATAGTTCAGAGCAACTAATGCCCCAGGAAAAAGTACAGCCATGAATATTGCAACATATTCCATCTGTACACCCTCGCTGTAGCATATTGAGCAATGAACATACCAGCAATTCAATAGTGTGCCAAAAAAAACATCAGTAGGTGGAAGTAATATTATGAAACAACACTCAGAGTTTTAGAGTATCAAAGAACGGAAGATACATTTAAGCACAGGCAACACATCTCACAAAAAAGGTGCACGAGCAGATGAGGGATAGACCTTGCAGCTGCAATAGCATGTCCGAATTCATGAAAAGCAATAGATaagattgttgatgctatgatgattgAGGTGTCCATTATTGATCCGCTGAAGCTGGGAGCCTACAATGAGTGAAACGCGTGCTGAGTGGTTGATTTGGAAAATTGAAAGAACGAAGCATGTCTCCTCACCAGTATATTTGGTAACCAGGCGCTAATGGATCCGCGTCTAAAATATAATGCACCAATTGGATCCCACAATAGCAACTGAAAATTGCAACAGAACAATATAACAATCCAAAATTGAATAGAAATGGTATGTTAACTACCTACTGTAGCCATCTCAGGAACCAATGAACTAGGAAGATACAGATTGACAGCATTAATGGATTTATTAATATAGGCAACAATTTCAATATTTTTGTGATGGCTACTAGAGCTGCAATGAAATCTTTGTGTGGAAAAGGCAGGCCATGAAGGTGGAAAACCAGAAACAAACTCCCTTTTGGCGGATGAAGAAAACAAAgcatttttatatgattttctgaATAGGATCAGGATTATCGGAGGCGCCAATTTCAGCTCTATTCACACACTTATGTGAATGTTAGTTACCATAAAAATAGCCGTTAAATATTCAGGGAACTGAGTGAAAAATCTCAGTGCCCTATCTGCTCTCTGAAGTAGGTATCAAGATACCAAGGTCACATACAGATGAATATATCACATAATCAGCAAGTATCATAAATTTTTCAAGTCAAAAATAAAATTATTTAAGCAGCAACATGGCATGATATTGTGAGATTCATGACACAGAGGTATACTATCGAACTTTGGAACAAACATAATAATCGGAACAACTACATTTCATTATTTGCCATAATAATGAGAGTTAACTTACCAAAGATATACCAACTAAAGCAACGAGAGAGAAATAAACTCCTAATGAAAACCATGCTCTGGTGTATCTGCAAAAAAATAATTAACTCGGTATAAATTTAAGTACAATCAATGACTAAGCTCTAAATTGTGAGTAACAAGGGAAATTATGTGATCTTCATAGTAAGATGGCTCTTATCAGAATATTCTTCTCAGCCAACAAAATAAGTACATCGTATATGCTTAAGTTTTCCAGAGAAAAATAGGAATTAAACATTGCTATCAGGTGCTAAATTTGTCATCGACCTTTAGCATGCCAGATCTGCCAGAACATATTTTAACTTTTGGTGTGGTGTGTGGACAAAATTCTTCCAAAATGACTTGATGTGTCGAACTAACTGTTTATCTACACATGTGGATAGCATGGGTGTGTCGTAAGATAGATATATGATTCAAGCCATGCAAAAGAAATGTCGCAAACAGATACAATGACTTGACTTGGTTAATGTAAATGGTACTTATCTTTGTACAGATGCCAAGGAAAATCGGAGCTATGTGGAATTTGCACAAATGAGAAAAAATGCAGAATTATAAAAACTTCAAGGGCTAAGATAAAGCATACCTAGCATGTTTCCACCCCAAATTGAATATCATGTCGTTGAAGACATAAATTTTGTACTCACAATACCTGAAGTTCGCATGGGCACAATAAGTGAGCATAACAGCCACTTTCTGTACTAATACTAACATAAAATGACGACAACGAAACAGGAAGCTAAATCAAAGCTGATTTAGATCGAGTGGATTGGGTAAGTTTAGCTGGGGAGAAATCGGGACAGAAGAGAGAGAGACCGTGTGGATTGCCTTACCAGCAGGAGACGGAGCTCTCAGTGCGGCTCGCGGCGGGGCCCGAGGGCAGGGTCACCGACGCGCGCCCGCGCCGCCGGctgcgtccgccgccgccgccgatcattTGAGAGCGGAGAAGCACCGAGTCGTCGGCTTGGCCACCGCAGGTATTATTCCGGAAAAATAGTTGGGTACTTAGCACGCCGTCGGATCTACATCGGAGGGCAGATCTTGGCGGAACTCTCAGTCTGAGGCTGAAGGCACAGACAGTTTTTGCAAAGAAGCCCCTTCGGTTTCCCACATTTGCACCTCCGCTCCTTGTCCACTTTCCTTCTTTCCCTTCTGCCCGTTTGTCTCCCCATTCCGAATCGCATCTCGCGGCGGCCGGCGATCCCCCAGAAGCGAAGATCTATCGGGGTTGCGCAGCACCACCGCCGACGGAAGCTCCGGCGCGCGCGGCCGCACCACCGTGACGCGCCTCTTTCGCCGCGCCTCCGGTCATATTTCGGTAGGGGCGATCGAGCGGGGCTGGTTCCCAGGAGAAGGGATAGGAGAGGATGATACTGCTCCAGTCCCCATCCAGGTTCCTACTCCAGATCCTCAAGGATCGCATCGTCAGGTATGTCGCTGCTCAGCCGATCTTTCTTCGTGGACCCAGAAGGTATATCGCATGTGGCTCATGCGAGTATTCGCGCTGCAGCGGCGACAAGGGCGTGGACATCGATTGCCACACGGTGGAGTTCGACGATGTGCGGTATCATGTCCAGGTTAGTGCATAGCATCCTCCTGTCGAATCTGAATGCCCATTTCGTTTTGCTGTCTTAAGGTCATTTATTTTGTGTGTAGGGGGGTAATAGTAGGAACAAATCTGAGCTAAAGAAGCCGCATTCCGGCTTTATTTAAATTACCTGGCGCTGATGTTTGTGTCTTTAGTACTGAAGTTTTGGTGTGCTAGTGTGGGTTTCTTTGCTGTCTAACTTCCTATTATGTAAATCCTGACAATGCTGTTCTTCAAGCACTGCAATTGCAAGCTGAAAGTAAAGTTATATTTGCTAAACAGTGGAGTGCTTCCATTGCTATTGTTTGCAACCAGTGGTCAGCTTATGCTCTGTATACTGATGGACATTAGACTTCTGTTGCAGTTTTCAATGAGGAATCCGAAGGTAATGGTGCTATCAGTGGCATTGCCCCTTGCACCTCCTGAGGCTATTCTGTATGACGGGCTTCCTCTTGGTGCTATTGATGCTATAAAGGCGGCTTATGGGGCAGTGGTTCAAATTCTTGATCCTCCAAAGGACTGCTTTGATCTCACAATGAAGATAAACTTAACAAAGCTTCCGACAGATGAAGGTTCTAGAGTTCCCTTTCCAAGGTTATCATTGTCTTGTTGTGCTACATGATCATTAGCTGGTGGTGTCTATCTTAGATGTTCTCCATGGGCAAAATAATACTTTTAGTGCAAGTGATGGTTGGAAACAAGTTCATCTTTTCACATGTAGATGTAGATATCTCCTCCTGTTATCTTGAACTGGTTTGTATTTCCGTTCTTAGTAATAGAAAGGGGTAAATGCCCGGTTCGAAAAAAAAAAATGTAGATGTAGATACCCTGGAGTTTATAATCTTCAGAAATACGTCAGATATGTACTGTATTACACACTTGTTTGCCCAGGACTCGGACACGGATGTTGTTTGCCTAGATCATGGAAGCAGTTTTATTTTTGTGTGTGAAAATGCCTAAATGGAAGGGATGTGGAACTCGCCTTAGTTAATATGAAACCTTAACTTTCCTATAGTCTTGTTTGCAGGAGCTCAGTAATGGGTTCTGGATATCAATTCTATCTTTCCACTGAAGTCAACTCATTTGCATTTTTAAGTTTGTGGTGTCATAATGATGCCGAGCCTCTTTACTAGTTTTTCATTGTTGGTGATTTTCCCGTACTTGGGCCAATCACACTGTTGGTTGCATGATTAATTGCTTATTTTTCGGAACAAGGGAGTTGGTTGAAGTACAATCTGCAATTTTTTGGTTTTGGTCAAGCCTGCCCGAATCATAACATTCTATTTTGTCTAGTTCATGCTCTCAGTTGAAATTGCCATCTAACTACCTATTGCATTTCTTATGTTCCAGAGCAGCGGAATGTTGTCTTGACACAAATTGCATCTGTGAGAGAGGTTGTGCTGGGTGCACCGCTGAAGCTTCTGCTCAGGCATCTAGCTTCAAAGACAGTGGCTCCTAACGTGGATAAGCTGGTTGCCCTTGTTCACCGTCCTAATGAATCATTCTTCCTTGCTCCCCAGGTATGACTTTCAGATTAGACATCTCAAATCTGGGTATATTACACTGAAACATCACCGTTTTGTGGCTACTAACTCCTGGCTGCTTTGTGAATCTGTTGGTAGACATATTTTATTATTTCAAATTATTTGTGTATTTGATTTTTAGTGTCGGTTCTTAATTGTATCTTCTGCATATTCACTCGATGAAATTATTTTTTCCCAGGCAGACAAAGTTACGGTTGTATACCCAATGAGGTTCCAGGATTCGATTGATATTGTCTTAGCAACTTCGTTTTTGCAGGTATTATGGACACTTATAGCTTTTGTGGCTTCAGTTTCTTCTTTTGACCTTTTATGTTCATCTATGTTAGACTGATATTTAGTCTTTCAGCACTGCTGTCATTTTATGATTAATGAATATATTTGCCGTACCAGATTCATGAGTTTGAAGATTTGGTGAATTTCAATGTTTACATAACTATCTTATGCAAAGCCGTTTGGTAAGACACAATTTCCTGGGAGCACTCTGCTGAATGTACTTAAAATTTGGGATGGTTATGTGTAGGAATTTGTAGAAGCAAGGCGGACTGCTGCACTTAACAATGCCCCTTCCTGTATGTGGTCTCCAGTACCACCTCTTGAGTTAAAAGGCGTGAATGCTGATGCACTTGATGCAAATGCTGGTTTTGTTACTTTTGGTAATGTGTATTTCTGGCAATAGTTTTTCATATTCTTCCAAGATATCAGTTTTCTACcctcaaaaataaaaatatataaattTGTCTCACAGCCTTTCTTTATGGCAGTTGTTTTCCCTCGGCATGTTGAGGGTAGAAAGCTAGACAAAACAGTTTGGAGTTTGTTAACCTTCCATGCTTATGTAAGCTACCATGTAAAGGTAACGCCCTTGTTTTCATGGCCTGGTTTCATATTTATCAAGTTCGTGGATCCCTGAAATAGCTGTGAACCAGTCAGCAGTAGCCACTTTGCAGATTTCCCATCAATCTTACCTTTACATTTTACAAGTAGGAAAATACAAGCTGGTTTTCTGATTTAAGCTAGTTTGGGTTAGCCAGCCTTGGAACCAACTGGGAACAGTTTTATTAAGCCTGCTCCAGCATGATGTCAATTTTGTGAAACACTTTTCTTCTGCTTTACATATACATAGCTACCACCATAAGTGGTATGTTATCATAACATTGCAAGCACTCAACTGCTGCTATTTGGTGTATCGCAGTGTTCTGAAGGATTCATGCACACCAGGATGAGGCGTAGAGTTGAGTCTCTGATCCAGGTAAATATAAACACTGTTTCACTGAATCAAAGCATTTTATACACCTTGTAAAATCTTTACTTCAGTTATCCAATAAGTTTGCTAGGTTTAGTCAAAACTTCAATTATTCAGTACCTTTTCGGCCTGTATAGTTATAGTAGCAAATGTGGGTTTAGTATAATAGAACAGAGGAGACTATGatcatgatgttaacctgctgttaATTATGTTTTTAAGGCAGGTAAAAAATTGGATATCTAGTAGTTCACCTGAGTTTGCAAGAAGGAAGAAGCTAACAAAAATAATAACGAACTGAAATGTTGAAAATCATGAGATTAAATAGGTGTGATCTAAGCCTTTATAGTAAGTCAAATTGCTAGTCATGGGAAGTCTCGAGTCAAAGGatgatgatcttccaattgttatcgACTTAAGCTTTAAAAGGCGAGAATGAAACTGAATTTGAATTGTCCCCATCTAGCAGACGCCAATTTCGAAAAGCACATTGAGAGTTAGATTACGTGGTATGAAGGGATCATGTTAATGAAACAAGATAATGGTTGAACATGGAATATCCCGTAAATGAAAGCGCTATGGAATTATGTCTTGATGGTTTGCTTATGGCTGCAGGCTTTGGACCGTGCTAAATCCGATGCAGAGAAGCTGAAGAAGTTGGTACATGGCGGGTCTTTTAGGAGACTGGTTTGTGCAAATATCAaccaaacttgtatttgaaaagaagGCACGTATCGTATTTGCATGTGTGCATATTTCACTGATTCAAACTCTCTCCCCGCAGAGCATGAAGCACGAAGGCAACTCTAATCACTGAAGGAAGACTCGGGCAAATATATGAAGGTTTTGCTCAACTTTCCATCATGGGTGCTACTGGTAGAACACTTTGTTTCAACTTCCGGTAAGATTCGGGTGGCAGCCGTTGAGACAACATGAGCACCCTACTGTGGCCCatcgcttgtttgtttgtttgttccgGGAGGATACTGTATTTATGGTTGAAATTCGACTTGAGGAATAGGTGAGATTTAATTGGTCTTTGTAAATCTCGGTGCATACGTCCTGACGCTATTTTGCACATGGTTTTCCACAAGAAAATAAAATTAGAGTACGCAGCAGGTTGTGTACCATAGTTTTGTAGAAGAAAACGAGTCCATTTACACAAGGAAGAGCACTAAATTAAACAAGAAACAGCACTAACTACTCGCTACACAATGCAACCCCTACCACTCTGCCAATGTCCGTAGCTTTATTTCATCAACTTTTATtttaactagcaaaagagcccgtgcgttgcaacgggagattttTTTTTTCATAATCTTCAATGGCCATGGTTACATTTTGTTGCATCAtcgagatacactatcactctcaatttcgtgaaatcatgatcatgttttaaaactcgtgcacatatttgaaatcatgaacattttcaaaatttgtgaacactttttcaaaattttgaacattttctaaaattaaaaatattttttgaattcatgaacattttgtactATTTGCAAACAGTTTTTAAAATTATgaacatattttattttattttttattttatgtgCAAATGGACGAACAAATGATGGATGAAAATCTGGTAATAAGGGACGTATAAAAAAAGGGAGTAAGAAACATTCGTGTCTTTAATAAAAAAGGAAAGTACTAATTAAGGGTGCAacataaaaataattttaaaaataattaacaTGGAAGATAACATTATATTTAGAATCTGCAAAATTTTCTGGGCGATTTTCATATCTAGCATGCTAAATTTGGAGTTGGGGTTTGAAAGATATAAATATTTAAAAAATACTTGAATCTGCAAAAAAAGAATTAAAAGAGAATATTTTGACCGTATTGTACCTTGTAGACCATCTGTTAAGCGACACTTGGCGAAATAGCTCTATACTACGCCAACTGAAATTCGCGAAAAAAAGCTACAAAAATGAGGATATAAATATCTAGCATGCTAAATTTGGAGTTGGGGTTTGAAAGATATAAATATTTAAAAAATACTTGAATCTGCAAAAAAAGAATTAAAAGAGAATATTTTGACCGTATTGTACCTTGTAGACCATCTGTTAAGCGACACTTGGCGAAATAGCTCTATACTACGCCAACTGAAATTCGCGAAAAAAAGCTACAAAAATGAGGATAACCGAGTTTCGAACCCAAGTCTCCTGGATGGTGGAGAAACACCCAGACCAGTAGGCTGGTTTGTTGCCTTGTGTTGTGTAAGGGTGTTTCGTTAGATGAACCAAGAGCTATCGGTGGCGAGTTAAGAAATAAAAAACGAATCGTTTTCCTACTTATGGATGCCATTGATGGATAATTTTTAATAACTTGAAGGATAATTTTAATGACGGATGACCAGAAGCGATAGTCGCTTTATTAATAAGGTAAAGATGGATTGATCCCAGTTGCGATGTGTTACCAAAAAGACTAAGTAAGGTTATCTGTAACGCCGTGCCACAAATGTCTGAACGGCCGTATCCGAATCAATTTTGTCGGTTAACGCGGTGTTGGATATGTCCGTGGACGCGCGTGTCCAAATTCTCATAAATTGGTACCAAATCTGGGAACATATGCAAATTTACATCACGATATACATCTGATATAAAACCGTGGCCGCCTGCGAAACGACCAACCGCCAATTCTTTATTTGCCTTTGCGCTCGCGACCGCCCGCTCGCACCGCCGGAAATCGCCGCTGCCACTGCCCCAAATCACCGCTGTCGCCCTAGCCCGCATCGCCTCCCCTGCCGGAGGGCGTCTCACAGCCGCCCCGGCGCTGTCGTTTCGGGAAGCAGCCGCAGCTGGATTCGTCGACTCCGGCGGTCCGGCAGCCCGTATAGCTCCTCTCCAccagccgccgagctcccttctccTTTGCGCAGCCGTCCGCAGCAGCGACCAATCCAACCGTCGGCCATCTTCTTCCACCCCACGCACAAGGTGGTGTTCGACGGAATTCCCCAAGGTAAGAAAACGACGAAAGTTCATGATTTAAATTGTGATTGGATAATATGTTTGACGGTGGTTACTCCTCATCAGTGGGTGATTCATCGTCGAACGAGGAATTTGATTTGCATGGAGAAGAGGACATTGCTATGCTAGTGGCCATGCACAAGCGGTAGAAGCCAAAGCACGGTGGTTCCCGTCTATGGTCGTGCGTTCATTCGGAGAGAACGGATTGATGCACACAAACGGTTGATGCGCAACTACTTTGGATCACCACCTGTTTTCCCGGAGAAATACTTTCGACGCCATTTCAGAATGTCGAAAGACTTGTTCATCCATATTTGCAATTCTGTGAAGCAGCATAATCAGGCCTTCGAGCAGAGAAGGAACCGTGCCAGGTTGCTTGGCCATAGCACTGAACAGAAGGTCACTGCCGCTTTACGCATGATAGCATATGGTGTTCCTACAGATTACATTGATGAAAACTTGGCGATGGCAGAGAGCACTTCTATTTTCTATGTCAAGCAATTTGCAATGACTATGGTAGAAGTGTTTGATCCACAGTACTTGAGAGCACCCAATGCTCAGGACACTCAGAGGCTTTTGGAGATGAATAAAGCTCGAGGGTTTCCAGGTATGCTCGGGTATGTggattgcatgcattggaaatggaagaacttccCAAAAGCATGGCATGGACAATTCAAGGGTCGTGGGAAGTATGCCACTATCATTCTTGAGGCAGTTGCCGATCATGAAACATGGATTTGCCATGCATATTTTGGGATGCCTGGATCTTGCAACGACATCAACGTGCTTGACCAGTCACCTCTGTTTGCCAAGTTAGCCAATGGAGAAGCACCACCAATGACCTCCGAAGCAAATGGCCGCACATACAACTATGGGTACTATCTTGCATATGGTATTTACTCAAGGTGGAGTACATTTGTCAAGCCGGTTGCAAAATCCGAAGGTAAGAAAGAACTCGTCTTTCACAATGCACAAGCGGCCACTAGACAAGATGTTGAGAgggcttttgggattttgcaatcTCAATTTGCTATTGTGCGAGGACCATCTgttgggaacacagtatttcaaaaaaattcctacgatcacgtaagatctatctaggagatgcatagcaacaagaggggagagtgtgtctacgtaccctcgtagaccgaaagcggaagcgtttatgaacacggttgatatagtcgtacaccTTTACAATctttcccgatcaagtaccgaacgtatttgatagatggtgtccttaagattctTGTTGTACACTTCGCCTATGCGTCCAATGCTGATGTGGgaggccatgctctttcctaagctccaggttggtgcatcaaaagaaaacttgaTGGGCTCGGTAATTGGTGCAAAAGTCCTCCCAGGGACTCGAACTTGAAtcgtccagcgctcctcttctggtaaagttgcATTGaatgttccggtgaagcttggtatgccgatgttcagatacttggtgacttccttcaagtgtcgtctgaaaggggtgtcgtcatccggccgAGTGAACTTGTTCTTGGGGTCcgacatctatagagtagaaatatagAAGAATtaaaaatgagtagagaagagtatcatgtggcttttcctagtggtcacgtcctacagtcagcgtgtgctctgataccatcttgtagcgacccgatcccagtGGACcatagtctctgtgcttaagtgccatccctggatctgtatgctgacacacacggtacccgaggaattataacagagttcaatcacatacttattacatcgaggtcctcataaagagtgataattacaataatatggccgaaggccatctaataaaataactgcggaagcttcgaaggtaaatgagtccatccaactccacgtcaaaactgagtgcaagacaacgacctatcgcaccttaatcatCATTAGTGAATTCTGCAACATGAGactttgcagccgtgtaggtcagcacatggaatatgctggcaagatcacactatagagcaatgatgaacaatagctatcactacatgcatatttggttggtggaggctctaagtttaacatttgcataaagctaatttttccatacaacaaaggaatagattttattttactaccaagtttatgccatcattgagaaggtaaccccaactcaatcccaaaattaatcAAGTATCATTAGTAATATTAGCAACCCAACAAAtttattaagtaaagtgatgagatcaaccaataactcAAATACCAcatactcaaaattgtccataaccgaggacatggcaaatcatgatttgtttgtacactttgcatgtcaggaccccgattccaagtcacattgatctagccggtaacacctcatatcactttgcggcctcacgcacggtattcccacgggtgtcgccttaccatggcccgggaccgtttgcgccttttggctcacgcatatgatagtgtcgctagcatccatatgacagagaacccgggccgacatgactagtcgtgaacccaaagcggcactaacctatggggacaggcatacatgaatcacatcgagcatgtcggtcagcagcgtgtgaatccgggctgtagcactgggctaacaggactccgggaacccgggctgtagcaggctaggcaggactccggatgtcaccgcgtgacattttcccgaagggacagacacaggaacgaagtgaaacacatgccgaccagtcaagtgtcctgagtagtagtgctgggctagcaggactccggtggaccgggctgtagcagactactatggctcatggaagcacaagactacatttccccataagagaggctgccaaggataaacaactagattgtcggatcccacacataccaagcatttcaatcatacacacaatatgctcgatatgtgtaaatacaacatggcatcacaacataactctacgactcaagtatttattcactaggctccgaggagcgagatattacaaacatgggtctcatgacccaacatccagagcatacaagtcaaagcacatgcggaagcttaacttgtctgagtacagacaactaaaaatgaagaaggctgaggagcctgactatataccagaccctcccaagggtacaagatcgtagctgaggtaacaagctaaacgtcgaagtccaagcggaactactagcgagattgaagtctctctgcaaaacataaaataagcaaacatgagtacaaatgtacccagcaagacttacatcagaactatctacatatgcatcggtatcaacaaagggggtggtggagtttaactgcagcaagccagctttgacccagtggctaacctgaactacgactacaagcaactcttttgaggtggcgcacacgagtccacatattcaccattcactacaccactatggatccgctctcgtctccctacgagaaggccatccatagcactcacacttatcttgcgagttttagagtatccactttcacttgtctatgaactatgcaaggggtccaagtttccatatccgaggaatccggctattcgaatagataatgataaccctgcaggggtgtacttcttcacacacgctcccaccacttaccgtcgtttacacgacatatactcggcaaccttcaagcggaagcccaacgagggtgtcagccacggcctacctaaacacttaagtctctagtccaggtttatcgcctatccaggttccatccgcagggagtccggccgaggtttccacatacggccccgaacgatgtgaacagggttcccgagtcaccaaacgggcgcccggtacaccgtgccacggtgtatctaccgcaacatagcccacccctagggtcagcgctacgcacggccgccaacacataacctacaaacaccagaaaccagttgcaactcctggacagagtactagggtgattaagaagccgagagggtcaattaaggatcccaatgagtggtagtagctgttcatggatcacagacacagaactcagtttctgaggacggtttcaatgagacaacccaccatgtactcctacatggcctctcaccgctacctttaccaaaacatgttcacacact
The Triticum dicoccoides isolate Atlit2015 ecotype Zavitan chromosome 3A, WEW_v2.0, whole genome shotgun sequence genome window above contains:
- the LOC119268528 gene encoding actin-related protein 2/3 complex subunit 2A-like, translated to MILLQSPSRFLLQILKDRIVSGDKGVDIDCHTVEFDDVRYHVQFSMRNPKVMVLSVALPLAPPEAILYDGLPLGAIDAIKAAYGAVVQILDPPKDCFDLTMKINLTKLPTDEEQRNVVLTQIASVREVVLGAPLKLLLRHLASKTVAPNVDKLVALVHRPNESFFLAPQADKVTVVYPMRFQDSIDIVLATSFLQEFVEARRTAALNNAPSCMWSPVPPLELKGVNADALDANAGFVTFVVFPRHVEGRKLDKTVWSLLTFHAYVSYHVKCSEGFMHTRMRRRVESLIQALDRAKSDAEKLKKLVHGGSFRRLSMKHEGNSNH